The Porphyrobacter sp. LM 6 sequence GAACCTGATCTCGCCAGCCCCGATCTTGACCCCGTCCTGGCCGAGCTTGACGCCGCCCTGACCCCGGGCAGCCCCGATGTTGACCCCGGCTTGCTGCCCGAAACCGAGGCCATGCTGGCCGAATCCGCCTTCGATGTGCCGGAACCGTTACCGTCCGATCCCGATCTTGAGGCGCTTGCAATGATCGCCGCTCCGGTGCTTGGCGATGTGCCCGAACTGACCGAAACCAAGGTCAGCAGCACGCTCGTTCTGGCCTTGCCCAAAAACCCCGACGCATTTCCGGAGCGCGCCGAATTCGTACAGCGTTTCAGGGATTTGTCGACCTTGCGCGGTCTGGATGAGGGCAAGGATTCGGCGCCGCAGGTGGCCGCACGGGCACGTTCGGACGAGATCCTGCTCGGCGATATTCTGCGCACCTATGGCTATTACGGCGGGGATGTGGTGCGCCAGCTCTCGGGCGGCCGCCGCGCGCGCGAGGAGGAAACCGGCGAAGTCGATGACAGCGCGAGCGAGCCCAGCGTCCGCTTCGACATCCTCCCCGGCGAACGCTACCGCTTCGGGCGGATCGATCTGGGCGCGCTGCCCACGCTGCCCGAGCCCGATGCCAGCCGGTTGACGCAGGCCTTCGGCATCGCTTCGGGCGATCCGCTTTATGCCGACCGCATCATCGAACGCGAGATCGAACTGCGGGTGGCGCTGGGTGAAAGCGGCTATCCCTTCGCAGCCGTCGCCGAGCCGGAGCTGCTGATCGACCACGCCCGCGCCGAAGGTGACCTGACGCTCGATGTCCAGCCGCGCGGCAAATATGTGTTCGGCGACGTCACCAGCAGCGACCCGCGCTTCCTGTCGGGCCGTCACCTTGCCGAGATCGCGCGCTTCGATGAGGGCGATGTCTTCCAGCAAAGCCTAGAGACCGATCTGCGCCGCGCGATCATCGCCACCGGCCTCGTCTCGAGCGTCACCGTCACCCCGCGCGAAACCCGTGCGCCGCAGGATGGGCAGCCGGGCGAAGTCGCACTCGACGTCGCGTTCGAACGGGCGCCGCTTCGTACGATCGCAGGCGCGATCGGTTACGGAACCGAGGACGGTTTCAAGCTTGAGACGCGCTGGGAGCACCGCAATCTGTTCCCGCCCGAGGGAGCGCTCAGGCTGCGCGGCATCCTCGGCACGCGCGAAACACTCGCGAGTATCGGGGTGCGGCGCAACAACTTCCGCGGCCGCGATCAGGTGCTGAGCGTCGATCTGTTTGCGAGCGATATCACCACGGAGGCGGTCGATGCGCGCGGCTTCGGGATGCGGACGACGTTCGAGAAGGTGTCGAACATCCTGTTCCAGAAGCCGGTCAGCTGGCAGCTCGGCGGCGAACTGCTCTACACCGACGAGCGAAACCGCACGGTGCGCATCGGGCCGGGCGGGCCGTTGCCACGCCGCACCTACACCATTGGCGGGTTGTTCGGCAGCATCACGCTCGATGCGAGCGATGATCTGCTCGACCCGAGCGAGGGTTACCGCGCGACGATGTTCCTCGCGCCGGAAGTCTCGCGAGCGGGCGGGGCCGAAACCTTCTATCTGCGCGCCCAGGCCGATGCGAGCGCCTACCAGCTGGTCGGATCGACCGTGCTTGCCGGACGGGTGCGTGCGGCGACCATTCAGGGTGCGCCTGCCGAGGATATTGCGCCGTCGCGGCGGCTTTATGGCGGCGGGGGCGCATCGGTGCGCGGCTACGGGTTCCAGGGTGTCGGCCCGCGCGACACGGTCGGTAACCCGGTCGGCGGGGCCTCGCTGGTCGAATTCGCGCTCGAAGCGCGGGTGGAAACGCCGCTGCTGGGCGGGGCGGTTGAGGTGGTGCCGTTCCTCGATGCGGGATCGGTCGGCCGCGATTCCACGCCGGACTTCGCCGACATCCGCTTCGGCGCCGGGATCGGCATTCGGTACAAGACCACTTTCGGCCCGATCCGCGTCGATGTCGCAACGCCGCTCAATCCCACCCAGTTCGATAGCCCGGTGGTGGTCTATGTTAGTCTCGGGCAGGCGTTCTGATGGACGAGACGCCGATGCCTCCTGCCGAAACCGGTACGAGTGCGCGCCGCCGCTGGGGCAAGCGGCTGGGCTGGCTGCTGGCGCTGTTGCTAGGGCCGGTGGTGCTGATCGCCGGGTTCTTCGCGACCCCGATCGGCAAGCGCGTGATTGCCGACCAGATCGCGGCTGTCGCCCCGGCATCGGGTCTGCGCTTCAAGGTCGGCCGGATCGAGGGCGATATCTATGGCAAGGCCGTGCTGCGCCGGGTGGTGGTGAGCGATCCCAAGGGAGTGTTCCTGACAATTCCCGAAGTCGCGCTCGACTGGCGACCGCTGACCTGGTTGTGGAGCGGTCTCGATATCCGCGAACTGACCGCGCGGCGCGGGCGGCTGGAGCGATTGCCCGAGCTGCTGCCCGCCGATCCCGACGCGCCGTTGCTGCCCGATTTCGATATCCGGATCGACCGGCTGCGGGTCGAAAATCTGGTCATCGCCAAGGGGGTCGCCACGGCCCGCGATGAACGCGCGGATCTCGCCGCCAAAGTCGATATCCGCGAGGGCCGGGCGCTGATCGATGCCACGGCAAAGCTGGGCGCGCGCGACCGCATCGCCCTGCTGCTCGATGCCGAACCCGATGGCGACCGCTTCGATCTCGAAGGCGATTATCAGGCCCCGGCGGACGGCGTTCTGGCGGGGCTGACGGGGCTGAAGGCGGGCTATACCGGACGCATCGTCGGCGAAGGCACGTGGCAGCGGTGGCGCGGCGCGGCGGTGGCACGGCGGGTCGGCGCGGTTGGCAAGCCGGTCGCGGCGCTGCGGATCAGCAATGATGCGGGGCGCTACGGCGTGCTCGGGCAGGTGCGGGCCGGCATGGGCGATACCACCATCGCCGGACGCGCGCTGGGCGATGTGCTGTCTCTCGCCGCCAGCTTCACGTTGGAAGACAGTGTCGTCGAAGGGCGCATGGCCGCCGTTTCCGACGCGCTCGACTGGCGCAGCGGCGGGGTGGTCGACCTCGCGGACAAGCGGGTCGACGGCGCGCGGGTGATGCTCACGATGCGCGATCCTGACCTGTTCGGCGATGTCGTGCGGCTGGAGGGGGCCAAGCTCGCCGCCAATCTTTCGGGCGATTTCGATGATCTCGGCATCCGGCACCGGATCGATGTGGCGCGGCTGATCTCGGGCGGGGTGACCGCGACCACGCTGGCACAGGAAGGCAGCGCGCGGTTTGACGGCACCGTGCTCTCGGTGCCGATGGCGGTGACGGGCGAGCGGGTGACGACCGGCAATGCCTATGCCGATCCGCGGCTGGTCAAGGGCCGGATCAGCGGCGTTCTGACCTATGATTTCGCGCGCCACCGGCTGGCGGCGGACGCGGCGAAGGTGACTTTCCCCGGGCTGGAGGCGGCGCTGACCCTGCGCGGCGATGTTCCGGGCGGCGCCTATGCGCTTGCCGGGCCAGTGACCGCACGCGGTCTCAAGATCGAGGGCGCGGGCGATGTGAATGCCAGCGCCAAGATGCTGCTCAAGTTCGGGCCCAAGGTGCCGTGGAGCCTGCGCGCCAATCTCGCCGGTGTGCTGACCAGGATCGGCAATTCCAGCGTCCGCCATGTCGCGGGCGATCAGGTGCGCTTCAATGGCGAACTTGGCATGGGCAAGGGCCAGCAGACCGTGCTGCGCGAGGTCGCGCTGTCGTCCCCGCGGCTGACCGCCCGGTTCGATAGCAAGGTGGTGCCGGGCAGCCGAGGCACGCGCACCATGCTCGCAGGCAGCGGACGGCAGGTGGAATACGGGCCGTTCAGCTTCGAGGCGGAATTCGCCGCCGATGGCCCGCGCGCGCAGCTCGTGCTGGCTGATCCCTATCCCGCCGCCGGGCTCAAGGACGTGCGCGTGGCGCTCGCCCCCAGCCGTGACGGGTTCGGGCTTGATGTGGCGGGCGGATCGCTGCTCGGGCCGTTCGAGGGCGCGCTCGAACTGTTTCTGCCAGAAGGGAAGCCTGCGCGGATCGCGATCAACCGGCTCGATGTCTACCGCACCAATGTCACCGGCGGGGTGGTGCTGGGCGAGGAAGGCGTATCGGGCGAACTGCGGCTTGCCGGAGGGGGTATCGACGGCACGCTGGCGTTCCGGCCGCAGGGCGAGGGCGCGGTCGGCTTTGCGGTCGATCTGGCGGCGCGCAATGCCCGCTTCGGCGGCGACATCCCGATCACCATCGCCCGCGCCGATATCGCCGCGACCGGGCGCTATGCCGAGGGCAATGCCAATTTCGACGCCGATCTCGCCGCAGCCGGGGTCGAATATGGTGCGCTCAGGCTCGCCAATCTCACCGCCAAGGCCGCGATCGACAACGGCCGGGGCAAGATCATCGGGGCGATCAGCGGGCGGCGGGCAGACCGCTTCGCGCTCAATTTCGATGCCGCTGTGGCGCCCCGCCAGATCGCGGCGGTGGTGCGCGGGCAGTATGCCGGGGCGACGATCACCATGCCGCGCCGCGCGGTGCTGAACCGCGAGGAGGATGGCAGCTGGCGGCTGGAACCGGCGCAGATAGGCTTTGCCAGCGGCTATGCCATTGCCTCGGGCCACTTGGGCGGCGAGGACACCGCGCTCGAACTCAAGCTCGCGCGGATGCCCTTGCGCTTGCTCGACCTTGCCGGGGCGCAACTCGGCCTCGGCGGACGGATGTCGGGCATTGTCGAATATCGCCAGCAGGGCCGTGCCGCCCCGACCGCGCGCGCGCGGGTGCGGATCGACCGCTTCAGCCGCGCCGGGCTGGTGCTGTCATCCAAGCCGGTCAATGTGCTGGGAGTGATTGACCTGTCGGCTGATCGCCTGACCGCGGCGGGCCGCTTGCTCGAAGGTGACGCGCGGCGCGGCGACTTTGCGCTGCGGATCAACGGACTGGAGGCGGATGGCGCGCTGGCCGACCGGCTGAAGCGCGGGCGGCTCGATGCGCGGATGGTGTTCGACGGCGCGGCAGAGACCCTTTGGCGGCTGGCGGCGGTCGATCTGTTCGATCTGACCGGGCCGGTGGCCATGACTGCGCGGGCGACAGGCACGCTCGCCGAGCCGCGCATCACCGGCACGCTTGCGAGCGATGATCTGACCGTCGCCAGCGCGCTGACCGGCACGCGGATCGAAAAGATCAGCGCGCGCGGCCGCTTTGCCGGATCACGGCTCGAACTGACGCGCTTTGCCGGAACCACCCCGGGTGGCGGGAGCGTGGTGGGCAGCGGCACCGTGGATCTGGCGGGGATGAGCGCGGCGCGCGGGCCGCAGCTTGATCTGCGCGCCGCCGTCAAGAATGCACGCCTGCTTGACGCCACCGGGCTCCGGGCCACCATGACCGGGCCGCTCCGGATCGTCTCGAACGGGATGGGCGGCACGATCGCCGGACGGGTTCGCCTGAATGGCGCGCGCTGGGCGCTGGGTAACGCCGCCGAGGATGTGGCCCTGCCGCGCATCGCCACGCGCGAAATCAATGGCGAGGATGGACGCAGCCGCACGCAGGTTTCCGCGCGCGGTGCGGCATGGCGCTATCTCGTCGATGCCACCGCGCCCAATCGGGTGCTGGTCGAAGGGCTGGGCCTCGAAAGCGAATGGGGTATCGACATCGCGCTGCGCGGCACGGTCAATGATCCGCGCATCGGCGGCAGCGCGCGGCTGGTTCGCGGGGACTATACCTTCGCCGGCACCCGCTTCGAGCTGACCCGAGGGCGCATCCTGTTCGACGTGAACGAGCCGATCAACCCGCGGCTCGACATCCTCGCCGAAGCCGCGCGCAACAACACCAATGTCGATATCGCGATCACCGGCAACGCCCAGTCGCCCAGCATCGCCTTCTCCAGCGATCCCGCGCTGCCCGAGGAGGAAATCCTCGCGCGGCTGCTGTTCGGCGGGTCGGTCACCTCGCTTTCGGCCACGGATGCGGTGCAGCTCGCCGCAGCGCTGGCGGCGTTGCAGGGCGGGGGCGCGGGGCTTGACCCGATTGGCGATCTGCGGCGCTCGATCGGACTCGATCAGCTGCGGATCATCAGCGCCGATCCGCTGATCGGTCGCGGCGCGGGGATTGCCATCGGCAAGAACATCACCCGCAAGATCTATGTCGAGCTGGTGACCGACGGGCGTGGATACAGCGCCACCCAGGTCGAATACCGCATCACCAGCTGGCTTGCGCTGCTGGGCACGGTCTCGACCATCGGGCGCGACAGCGTATTGGCCGAAATTAGCCGGGACTACTGATTTTTCCGCACGCCCTCCGGCGTGCGAAATCCTCGCGCCTGCGGCGCTGCGGGCGCGCATTCGCGCTTGCGGCGGCTGGCGCCGCCGAACCGGGTTCTCTCAGTCCGTTGCATTCAGATAAAGCTCCGCCTCGGCGGCGCGGCGGCGCACGAGGCCCTTGAGCACCTGCCCGCCAGCACGGGTCCAGCGGGCAAACTCGCGCGCTGCACCCTCAAAGTCGCCCGCGATGTGCTTGCGGGTCAGGGTCGCACGGGCAATCGCGCCGGTGTTGTAGTGGAAGCTGACCAGCGCATCGAACTGCACCTGCGTGGCCGGCGCGTCGCCCAGCGCGGCAGCGACTTCCGCGCTGTAGCGCTCCAGATCGCGCGCCAGCCGCTCGTCGCACTGAGCCTGCGTCCAGACAGTCGCCTTGCCGATCCGGCCGCCGAGCACATCGTCGCGGCCCGTGGCGCCCCAGCCGATCGTCCACGGCGCGCCGCCGGTGCCGGGATCGGGATAGGCTTCGACCATACCATCGGCGCGCAGCCGCGCGCAGCCTTCGAACCGCTTGATGAGGGCGATGCCGTCCGGGCTGATGCAGCGCGCCGTGACGGATTTCGCGGAAATTGGCGCGGCAAGGGGTGCAGCAGCGGGCAGAGACGCAATCCGCCGCATTAGCGACAGCAGCGAGGTCGAGGGCTCATAGGACATGGCGGGGCCTCCTGTTGGCAGGTGAGGCGATCCGATTCAGCACGATCGGTGCGAGTAGGAAAATCTTTTCAGGCGGGTGACAAGAGCTCTTGACTGACAAGAATTCTTGTCTGTAAAGAGCTCTTGTCAGGAGCAGCGGGAATGCCTTTGTTCGCGCGCGACTCCGGGATGCAGTTCGGCAAGGTGCCGGTCAGGACGGACGTGGAAAATCGGTTGAGGCATTACCGCGAGGCGAAGGGCTGGAGCCAGGGCGAACTCGCCCGTCGGCTCGGTGTCTCGCGCCAGACGATCAACGCAGTCGAGACCGACAAGTACGATCCGTCCCTGCCCCTGGCGCTGCGCATGGCCCGCCTCTTCGAGGTTGCGGTGCCTGAGCTGTTTATCGATCACTGGGAGCCTGAAGCATGATGACCGAGGACAAGTCGACCCAAACACCGCGCTGGGTTCGCAAATTGCTGATCCCCGCGTTGATCGGGGGGACTGTGGGTTTTGCCGCAAGTTCGGCGATGATGCGCTTCATCGACAGCGATGCGGTGGGCGGTCTGGGAGCTTCAGCCAGCATCGCCGCACTGGTCGGGGTGCTTTATTGCGTGATTGCGCTCGGCATCCTGTTCGGCGCGGCAAGGCCCCGGCTCGGCGCGAAGTTCCTCAATGTCGAAGATGCCGACGAGCTGCTCGAGCAGAAAAAGATGCTGACCTTGTCTGGCGCGTCGATGCTGCTGTGGGGCATTTCCCTGCTGGCTTTGGCTTTGGCGGCGCCTGATGGCCCCCTGCCGCAGACCGCCGCACTGGTGATCGGCGTGTGCGGGCTGGTGATCGGTATCGGCCTTTCGGTGCTGGTCTATCGGCACTCTGATGAGTTGATGGCGGCGGTCAATCTCGAAGCTGGCGCTCTCAGTTATGGCATCGTGTCGCTGGTGGTCGGCATGTGGGCGATGCTCGCGCACCTCGGCTATGCCGCCGCGCCCGCACCGCTCGATCTGCTGAGCCTGCTGTATGTGCTGGTGCTGTTGGCGAGTTTCATCGCGGTTGGCCGGCGCGGAATGCTGACGATCCGGTGACGGACCGGTTCGGCAAATTTGGGGGCGTCCGCATGGTTGCGAACGCCCCCGATGATTGCTTGCGCGGATCTGGCGATCAGAACCGGTAAGTCGCTGTCGCGCGCAGCACCTGCGTGTCGGCGTTGTCCCGCCCGATGGTGGTTTCGAACCCCGCGCTGACCTTGAGCGGGCCAGTGCCGAAGTTTGCCGCGATGCCGACTTCGCCCCAGGTGTGATCGGCGGTTTCGAGCACG is a genomic window containing:
- a CDS encoding lysozyme gives rise to the protein MSYEPSTSLLSLMRRIASLPAAAPLAAPISAKSVTARCISPDGIALIKRFEGCARLRADGMVEAYPDPGTGGAPWTIGWGATGRDDVLGGRIGKATVWTQAQCDERLARDLERYSAEVAAALGDAPATQVQFDALVSFHYNTGAIARATLTRKHIAGDFEGAAREFARWTRAGGQVLKGLVRRRAAEAELYLNATD
- a CDS encoding translocation/assembly module TamB domain-containing protein, coding for MDETPMPPAETGTSARRRWGKRLGWLLALLLGPVVLIAGFFATPIGKRVIADQIAAVAPASGLRFKVGRIEGDIYGKAVLRRVVVSDPKGVFLTIPEVALDWRPLTWLWSGLDIRELTARRGRLERLPELLPADPDAPLLPDFDIRIDRLRVENLVIAKGVATARDERADLAAKVDIREGRALIDATAKLGARDRIALLLDAEPDGDRFDLEGDYQAPADGVLAGLTGLKAGYTGRIVGEGTWQRWRGAAVARRVGAVGKPVAALRISNDAGRYGVLGQVRAGMGDTTIAGRALGDVLSLAASFTLEDSVVEGRMAAVSDALDWRSGGVVDLADKRVDGARVMLTMRDPDLFGDVVRLEGAKLAANLSGDFDDLGIRHRIDVARLISGGVTATTLAQEGSARFDGTVLSVPMAVTGERVTTGNAYADPRLVKGRISGVLTYDFARHRLAADAAKVTFPGLEAALTLRGDVPGGAYALAGPVTARGLKIEGAGDVNASAKMLLKFGPKVPWSLRANLAGVLTRIGNSSVRHVAGDQVRFNGELGMGKGQQTVLREVALSSPRLTARFDSKVVPGSRGTRTMLAGSGRQVEYGPFSFEAEFAADGPRAQLVLADPYPAAGLKDVRVALAPSRDGFGLDVAGGSLLGPFEGALELFLPEGKPARIAINRLDVYRTNVTGGVVLGEEGVSGELRLAGGGIDGTLAFRPQGEGAVGFAVDLAARNARFGGDIPITIARADIAATGRYAEGNANFDADLAAAGVEYGALRLANLTAKAAIDNGRGKIIGAISGRRADRFALNFDAAVAPRQIAAVVRGQYAGATITMPRRAVLNREEDGSWRLEPAQIGFASGYAIASGHLGGEDTALELKLARMPLRLLDLAGAQLGLGGRMSGIVEYRQQGRAAPTARARVRIDRFSRAGLVLSSKPVNVLGVIDLSADRLTAAGRLLEGDARRGDFALRINGLEADGALADRLKRGRLDARMVFDGAAETLWRLAAVDLFDLTGPVAMTARATGTLAEPRITGTLASDDLTVASALTGTRIEKISARGRFAGSRLELTRFAGTTPGGGSVVGSGTVDLAGMSAARGPQLDLRAAVKNARLLDATGLRATMTGPLRIVSNGMGGTIAGRVRLNGARWALGNAAEDVALPRIATREINGEDGRSRTQVSARGAAWRYLVDATAPNRVLVEGLGLESEWGIDIALRGTVNDPRIGGSARLVRGDYTFAGTRFELTRGRILFDVNEPINPRLDILAEAARNNTNVDIAITGNAQSPSIAFSSDPALPEEEILARLLFGGSVTSLSATDAVQLAAALAALQGGGAGLDPIGDLRRSIGLDQLRIISADPLIGRGAGIAIGKNITRKIYVELVTDGRGYSATQVEYRITSWLALLGTVSTIGRDSVLAEISRDY
- a CDS encoding autotransporter assembly complex protein TamA, which produces MLALALAFWAATTPLAAQSQPAAEVSEDAPPPEPVEVPQNLADLIPDAAVTDPEAWAAAGVDAMAVEPDLASPDLDPVLAELDAALTPGSPDVDPGLLPETEAMLAESAFDVPEPLPSDPDLEALAMIAAPVLGDVPELTETKVSSTLVLALPKNPDAFPERAEFVQRFRDLSTLRGLDEGKDSAPQVAARARSDEILLGDILRTYGYYGGDVVRQLSGGRRAREEETGEVDDSASEPSVRFDILPGERYRFGRIDLGALPTLPEPDASRLTQAFGIASGDPLYADRIIEREIELRVALGESGYPFAAVAEPELLIDHARAEGDLTLDVQPRGKYVFGDVTSSDPRFLSGRHLAEIARFDEGDVFQQSLETDLRRAIIATGLVSSVTVTPRETRAPQDGQPGEVALDVAFERAPLRTIAGAIGYGTEDGFKLETRWEHRNLFPPEGALRLRGILGTRETLASIGVRRNNFRGRDQVLSVDLFASDITTEAVDARGFGMRTTFEKVSNILFQKPVSWQLGGELLYTDERNRTVRIGPGGPLPRRTYTIGGLFGSITLDASDDLLDPSEGYRATMFLAPEVSRAGGAETFYLRAQADASAYQLVGSTVLAGRVRAATIQGAPAEDIAPSRRLYGGGGASVRGYGFQGVGPRDTVGNPVGGASLVEFALEARVETPLLGGAVEVVPFLDAGSVGRDSTPDFADIRFGAGIGIRYKTTFGPIRVDVATPLNPTQFDSPVVVYVSLGQAF
- a CDS encoding helix-turn-helix transcriptional regulator, yielding MENRLRHYREAKGWSQGELARRLGVSRQTINAVETDKYDPSLPLALRMARLFEVAVPELFIDHWEPEA